A single genomic interval of Cucumis sativus cultivar 9930 chromosome 7, Cucumber_9930_V3, whole genome shotgun sequence harbors:
- the LOC101209047 gene encoding exopolygalacturonase: protein MVEGTTEIKMMGLRSNIMTLLLHLLLMLASTAKGQSIFDITTYGAKPNTDITQALANAWKDACASTYSSKLLIPMGVYHLNQSILHGPCKSTIEVRMEGTLQAHPDPIGDGLVLFQYIDQLTLSGTGAFDGQGEKGWEKNDCHLKKICTKLPMNVKFSFVTNSMVKDITSLDSKNFHFNLLGCKNVTFQNVTIIAPENSPNTDGIHVSSSEVINIFNTRISTGDDCISVGDSNKQITITNVTCGPGHGISIGSLGKYTKEKEVAGVTVKSCKLINTSNGVRIKTWPDCAVAYTASDLHFEDIEMVNVSNPVIIDQEYCPSNQCNKKIPSKIKINNVSFKNIRGTSATFVAVKFICSTVFSCEGVEVTDIDLAYIGTQGRITSQCRNVIPIITGKQNPRACVEAAPVNSPSTD, encoded by the exons ATGGTGGAGGGTACGACAG aaataaaaatgatgggATTGAGGTCAAACATTATGACATTACTATTACATTTGTTGTTAATGTTGGCATCAACTGCAAAAGGTCAATCCATTTTTGATATCACTACATATGGTGCCAAACCTAATACTGATATTACTcag GCTTTGGCAAATGCATGGAAGGATGCATGTGCATCGACCTATTCTAGTAAATTGTTGATTCCAATGGGAGTTTACCATCTAAACCAATCCATTCTCCATGGTCCTTGCAAAAGTACTATTGAGGTTCGGATGGAAGGAACATTACAAGCTCATCCAGATCCAATAGGAGATGGGTTggttctttttcaatatatcGATCAATTGACATTGTCAGGCACAGGTGCTTTTGATGGTCAAGGAGAAAAAGGTTGGGAAAAGAATGATTGTCACCTGAAGAAAATATGCACTAAACTTCCTATG AATGTGAAGTTCAGTTTCGTAACCAATTCAATGGTGAAGGACATAACTTCGTTGGATAGTAAGAATTTTCACTTCAATCTTTTGGGTTGCAAGAATgttacttttcaaaatgtgaCAATTATTGCACCAGAGAATAGTCCCAACACCGATGGAATTCATGTGAGCAGTTCAGAAGTgattaacattttcaatacACGTATCTCAACCGGAGATGATTGTATATCTGTTGGAGACAGCAACAAGCAAATAACTATTACTAATGTAACTTGCGGACCAGGTCATGGCATAAGTATAGGAAGTTTAGGCAAGTACACCAAGGAGAAAGAGGTGGCAGGAGTTACAGTGAAATCATGTAAACTTATCAATACTTCAAATGGTGTTAGAATCAAGACATGGCCAGATTGTGCAGTTGCATACACAGCCTCTGACTTGCATTTTGAAGATATTGAAATGGTTAATGTTAGCAATCCTGTGATTATTGACCAAGAATATTGTCCATCTAATCAATGCAACAAAAAG ATTCCATCAAAAATTAAGATCAACAACGTTAGTTTCAAGAATATCAGAGGCACTTCTGCTACTTTCGTTGctgttaaatttatttgtagcACAGTCTTTTCGTGTGAAGGTGTGGAAGTTACAGATATTGACCTCGCTTACATCGGAACTCAAGGACGGATTACGTCTCAGTGTAGAAATGTGATTCCCATCATTACTGGAAAGCAAAATCCTCGTGCGTGTGTTGAAGCTGCTCCTGTTAATTCTCCATCCACGGACTGA
- the LOC101209541 gene encoding glycine-rich protein — protein sequence MSSKSFILLGLLFAVVLFSSEAITVTARDAKLKEATMETGEVDNVERHSYGGAHSRNLAECLHGCNRGCCECFRGRCIRCCSFAGEAGIVDGKPQAKPNN from the exons ATGAGTTCCAAGTCCTTCATCTTGCTCGGTCTTCTTTTTGCCGTCGTCCTCTTTTCCTCGGAGGCGATAACTGTTACAGCAAGGGATGCGAAATTGA AAGAAGCTACGATGGAAACTGGTGAAGTTGACAATGTGGAGCGCCACAGTTATGGAGGAGCTCATTCTCGGAACCTTGCGGAATGCCTCCACGGTTGCAACCGAGGTTGTTGCGAATGCTTTCGCGGCCGTTGCATCAGGTGCTGCAGCTTTGCTGGTGAGGCTGGTATTGTTGATGGAAAGCCTCAAGCTAAGCCTAACAATTAA